tgtgctctgacatgaactgtcaactgtgggaccttctatagacaggtgtgtgcctttccaaatcatgtcacatcaactgaattgaccacaggtggactccaatgaagctgcagaaacatctcaaggatgatcaggggaaacaggatgcacctgagctcaatttggagcttcatggcaaaggcagtgaatacttatgtacatgtgctttctcagtttttttatttttaataaatgtgcagaaacctcaagtaaacttttttcactttgtcattatggggttttgtgtgtagaattctgaggaaaaaaatgaattgaatccattttggaataaggctgtgacataacaaaatgtggaaaaagtgatgcgctgtgaatactttccggatgcactgtaactatTGTGTAATAAGTTACCGTAGGTAAAGGTGTCTCCCCGATGCTcagtactaataataatactaatatttcATTCCCCCCACAGATCGTCTACATCACCTGCTCGTATGCCACAGTCTACTTGATTTATGGGAAGTTTAAAGCGACGTACGACTTCAGCCACGACACCTTCAGGATTGAGTTCCTGCTCGTTCCCAGCGCCATCCTTGCCTTTCTTGTAAATCACGACTTCTCTCCCCTGGAGGTGAGTAGGGTTGACGTGTCCCCCCTGACCTAATCGACATGGCGGAGAGTCCGCTGCATCCACCCACTCTCTCTGCGCATGTGTCTCCTTTCTAGCCATCTCATCGTCTCTCTGTCTCCACCAGATCTTGTGGACCTTCTCCATCTACCTGGAGTCAGTCGCCATCTTACCTCAGCTGTTCCTGGTCAGTAAGACCGGGGAGGCAGAGACCATCACCAGCCACTACCTGTTTGCGCTGGGCTCGTACCGCCTGCTTTACCTCCTCAACTGGCTGTGGCGCTACTTCAGCCAAGGCTTCTACGATTTGATCGCTTTGCTCTCCGGCATCTTGCAGACTGTGCTCTACTGCGACTTCTTCTACCTGTACATCTCCAAAGGTGAGTAGGGGCTTTGGTGGGCTCGGCTCGCTGACGGACAGGACTCCTAAGAGCGATGCTGGCGTCCCAACACCTTCCCTCACTTtgggtcttttttgtttttgtgttgttttctagTTCTGAAAGGGAAGAAGTTGAGTTTGCCTGCCTAGGACCGCTCAGGCCTTCGTGGTTTATGGGGGAGCGTGACGCGGGGATTCTGAGGAAATCCATCTTGTAGTGACGTCAGAGGTGAAGACTGCATCTGCAACTTGAGCTCCCGACACGCATTTCTTCTTCCTTAACGGGTGGGATGGGGTCaatggggtgggggtggggggtctGGTGTTGGCTGATGTGACCAGTTTCTACTCTGGCATCGGTGGGTGCCCAGGGGGTACCCACAactttcttcagatgtttcacTCTTAGTCTCGCTCCCCAAACCAAGTGCCTGCAAAGCATCTCTCCTTGGCCCTAGGGGGTCCctgtactgtatttaatatttacTTACTCGTTTATTATGATGTTTTATTAGCAACTCAAAtgcatttaaacaaacaaatcaacTCTTGCAGGAATAAGGTgaccatttcattttatatttttaatggggTCTCATGGTTTTTCTAGTTTTGTTTCTGGACTCCTAGTGAGTTGCAGTGCCCTCTAGTGCTGAGAATTGGAGTGAACGGTTTGGCAGTAAATGGCACTCTGGGTGAAAAGGAGGACATGGCGGAAATGGACGCTGTTAAGACTTGGGATTTGGTGTTGAGCCGCAGCTGTCGAGGAATCTCAGTACATAAAACAACTGCTGGACTGTCCGTAACGCGCGTCCTCTTGAAGAGCCGATTACGCTCGTAACGCGGGGGAGTGAACAACTTGTGTGTGACCCTCGATGATAAAGCCATAGCGAAGCTGCAGCCCGAGCTGCTGTCTGCCACGATCAGGTCGGCCCCCTCTATCTCTGTCAGATTCTCCCCTGAACATTGTGGGTGCCCCTGTACGCCGTGCCCTGTCGTCCACTCTGTCCGGCCACACTCCACATGTCCACTGCAGGGCTGGACTATCCTGATGGGCGAAGGGTTAAAAGCCGAGCCGCGTTTCTAATCCCCCCCAACGGTCGGGTTTGTACAGATGTTTGGATTTTTGTGAACTTTAATAAACTTGACAcgatgttctctttttttttttttttttttactcattttgtgTGCACATTTTTGCAGACACGAGGCCTCGGAGGTTCAGGTGGGGCAGCACTGGGCCGACGTCACGTGATGAGCAGACCCCCGAGCTGAAGGTGTCAGTCGGGCGTGGCAGCCGCAGGAGCTTTCAATTGAGTTTACCTCTCGGCTTCTTTTCCTTTCGCAGGTTTGAGCTGTGAGGTCTGTGGGGTTCAAGGCCAACCGCCCTGTCTGTGTGGAGCTTCCCAAAATCCGGCAGCAGGTCACATGACTTATACTCAGAGGGGCTGTCACACTTGACGACTGCCGTTGGTGATCTTGTTTCTTGAGGGTCTCGGATTATACGATGAGAAATTGCACAGCGTGACAAACTCTGTGACAACTCCTCAGCTTAGTTTCACCTTTTTTAGAGTCTCGCAAGCTCCCCCCATTTTCTGACAGCCATTGTGCTGATGCCTGATGAAGATGGTGCCCATGTGAGGGGCTTCCCTCTCCTCTGTGGTACGTAAAACACGGGCTGTCAGACCAAACGAGTCTCTTCTCCGTCTGCGGGGTCCAAAACGCTCGGCTTCCTCATTCCTTGTCGCAGTCCATGAACTGCACTTCCAGCTGAGCACTCATTGGCTGACACAGACTCCGCCCCTGACAACGTCACATAGTCAGGCCTGTTTGAATTTGTTGGGGCAACTCAGAGACTGGTTGGATGGGGCTGGTGGGCACGACATGACAGCTGGTCACAGGAGCACAAGCTGTGACTGGAAAAGTTGTGCAATGTGACAAGGCCTTTAGGTGATTCAAAATTGGCTCCGGGTGGTTGAGAGAAGACCCCTGCGATGTACAGGTGCCTGATGATGCCCAGCCGGCGCCCCCATGAGGTTGTGTGGCAGCACTTGGGCAAAGCGCTTTGACATTCCTCACACTGAGTGACATGGCAATGTGCCACATCAGCCCTTTTAACGTAGCTGAGGTGACACTTGTGACGTGGTTCAGGAGGTGGGGGGTCCACATCTGAGGATCTGTCGGTCCAAACGAGTACGGCGCTCACAAGATTTGACTCCAAAGCAGGGAAGACTTTTACTGAAGTTTACGCAAAACTCATTGACCTTCACGCGCAAATTAGAACTTGTTGGTGGCACTGGAAGGAGGCGGGGGTCTTGTTGGTGGAGAAGGTGGACTAAGCTggtcctgtctgtgtgtgtgtcccctCCACTGTGGTGGGCTGCTGTCCCCTCCAGGGATTGTTCCACTCAGCTGCCTTGTGACCCAGCCTTAGATGAGGGGCTTAGGGAGATGGATGGGTGAGTGGAAGAAGTCCGAATCTGAGTGTCCTCTGTATGTGTGACAGTAAGGACCACGTGGACTTGTATCAGCCACTGAGTACGGTGGTCCCAGTGTGAGCAATTCAGTCCCTTCACAATCTGCCCACAGACCCTCATTATGTGTCTCCTGTGTGACAGACCCCTCTAAAATGCCCACTTGCTTTACTTTAATGGTGTCAGGCTTGAAGGTGCTCATCGTTTTGTGAGACCCCTACTGTGACGGAGGGGCAGAAAGCTGAATCGGGACATTAAAAATTCTGTATTTAGAGTGAACGCCTTCTGCTGGGCCAGTTTCCTCCCAAGTGTCGGGGTGGTGGGCATTGGATTGATGGCCGATTCCAAATCAGCCCCCCATGTCTGTGTTTGTACCTTTGGGTGGACCATAATGGCCACATCTGCCCAGATGGGCACCAAGTCCTGCATTCATGAAACGAATGAAGGGTCTTAGATGGAAACAAACGAGAGACACTGAGAGTCGGCAAAGCCTGTGGCCAAAACGAGCTCGAGGTCATTGAGGCTCACCATCTCGACGTAAAGCCCTGGAGAGGACAGCGAGAGTGGCACACACCTTCCTGCTTTTGGCTCAAGTGGATCTGTGGCAAGTGTCTTCACCGACTAGACGGGCATGCAAGTTGAGGTCACCACACCACATTTGCCACAGGACACCGTGGTTGACTTGCACGCCCGCACAGTGCCATCATACAAATGACAAACAGCCTTAGCCACATGCGTGGCTCAAACCGGATAGACGACCTGCGTGACGTCACGGCTGGATGTTGGAGAGCAGCCCAGTGGCAGTTGAGCAGCGCCAGGGTGTGCCAGTCTGCATAGTCGCGTAGTGAGTGAGACTGCCCACTGAGTGTCAGGCATGCTTTAACAGGTGATTGCTGAACTTGGTGGAGCACCACGCCAGTCCTGGTGGCACGGCGGGGTGGAACCGAGGgtacctttgcttttttttttacatccccAGCTTGGGGGCTTCTGTGTTGAGACTGTGTGGTCTCCCCGTTTCCACAAGCGTCCCCTCTTGAGCGCTCCAGCCTTTTCCGGCATTCCCACTCAGTTATGTAATACGGCCCCCTTCACAAATTGTGCGGACCCCCTTCACACTTGTCATGTCGCACCCTTGTGCTGAAATcgtttcaatttgttttttcttcttttccctcatcaagcaacaccccagaatgacaaagcgaaaaacGGGAGCTCAGAAAATCattcaaatgaaaaaatggaaatctcccaccgacacaagCAGGCAGGCAGACCCTTCACTCGGTACAGTCAGCTGAAGCCCCTCTGGGGTggtcttctctgcagatcctctccagctctgtcagcCTGGATGGATGATGCCAGGCCTCTCCATTCAGGGTCTTCCAGGCTGTGTTGGGGACATTCACCGAGTTGACCCCCCGCCACCCCTGCGTTGTCTGTGCTCCTCAGGTGTCCATTAAGGTCATCGCTGGACTCTGTGTGGCCGTTCGGCCTTCCTTCGGCCCGCCTGTTGTATGGCTCATGGGCCGAGTGACGCCCACCGTCATGCTGCCATGGCGTCAGACCAGAGAGTCTCGTTTCTCGTTCTCCTCTGTGGTACATAAAACAGGGGCTGTCAGACCAGACGAGTCTCTTCTCCGTCTGCGGGGTCCAAAACGCTCGGCTTCCTCATTCCTTGTAGTCGCAGTCCATGAACTGCACTTCCAGCTGAGCACTCATTGGCTGACACAGACTCCGCCCCTGACAACATCACATACTCAGGCCTGTTTGAATTTGTTGGGGCAACTCAGAGACTGGTTGGATGGGGCTGGTGGGCACGACACGACAAGTGCCTCCAAAACTTGCTTTGATAGAAAAATTACAGGAAAAACTGTGCAATGTGACAAGGCCTTTAGGTGACACAAGATTGGCTGAGGGTGGTCGAGGAACACCTGCTCTGTCAGCCTGGATGGAGACCACCGGTGGACACCTGATGCCAAGCCTCTCCATTCGGGTTCTTCCAGGCTGTGTTGGGGACATTTGCCGATTTGACCCAGGGGCTGAGTGACGCCCACCGTCCTCCTGCCATGATGTCAGACCAGAGAGTCTCGTGGGGTGTTGATGATGTGGCTGTCCTTCTGGACGTCCCTCTCATCTCCACACAGGCTCTCTAAAGCTCAGCTGGAGTGACATCAGGGTCTTGATCAGCTCTCTGCTCCCCCCCTGTTTCTATTGCCGGATTATGAAGACCACTGAGCTCTCGGGAGCCGTCAGTGCCGCtcgagttttttttattttgcagcctTCTGCAGATACAATCCTGCCCCCGAGATCAGCAGGCAGCCCCTCTGTTGGCCTTTCCTAACCCGTCCAGTAAATTCAGCGGACCTCAAGTGAGGCGACGACCAGCAGACTGGGAACCAGGTTTTGACTTTTCATACGTTTGTGTAAATATCTGACCTCCTGTGCTCGCCTTGTCATTCTGGGGCGTTGAGTGTCGTCTGATGAGGGAGGACTTGAATTGAGAGGATTTGAAAACAAAGAGTGAAGGGGGCTGAATACACActgaaataataatagaaataaaatgcaatgtaCAGTGGGCATAGGAAAGGCTCTCCGGCCACACTTGACagccttaaatgtaaacacacaaccaaatgcaatctctaacattcaagtgaaagacatcacagctacagtgcaaaagaattttaaataatcaaaaacaagacctactgagattaataaaggatccccCCATCTAACCTCAAttaggtgtcagtgcccaccatttccattgaaGACCCTGGTTACTGTCTTCCTTCCACCTGTGATGAATTGTAAtccgtgtgattagtgaagctgttcctggtccattcactgacaactgacagcaaacaacagaCTAAgggtggcaggccactttcaaaagatctcagggacagagttgtggGCAGACAttaggcaggagatggagaccaaaaCATCTCAAAGACTTTATCAATTCCatggagctcagtaaagtccatcataaagaagtgttgaGTGTTTGGTAcaactaggaccctccctggaccCTCCAGACTGGACGGAAGAGCatggaggaaactggtaagagaggctaccaagaggccaatggccactttgaaggagttacaggatttgatggcacagagtggtcattaatTTCACAAGCACTCCACCATTCtggcttgttcgggagggtcgcacttcacaagaaaggccacattaaggctcgtctgagctttgccagaatgcaccctgaagattctgatgccaagtggaagaaggacttatggtcagatgagcccaaaatcaaactatgTGGCCTCGACAGCAAACagtacaccaatgcagctcaccacccACAACAcgccatacctacagtaaagcatggagggggcagcagcCTGTTGTGGGGGgtctggggctctcgttagggtagaaggaaaaatggatggggcaaaatactgtcaaggaaaacctgctaccctctgccagaaagctgaagatgggcagaatgttcaccttgcAACACGACAACAAcacgaagcacacagcaaaactgagaaaaaagtgaacgtcctggtgtggccaatcagagcccaggcctaaatcacagtgaaaatctgaggaaagatctgaagatggcagaccaccaacgctcaccagccAATGagagttaaactgtaaagaagattGGGGGCAGATATTGAGTGGGCACAATCTAGATGTGCagagctgatagagaagaatcaacagactcaaggggTTCAACAAAATGACATCGACATGGGGGGGTGATCCTTATTAATCTCAGCAGGTCTTACttctgatttttaaatattttttctgaactgtagctgtgataatCTTCACTTGGATGTtgtaggttgcattgagtaagtaaagccatgaagaaatattttttgtatgtgttttcttttaaggctgtaaagcaaaaaaaatggaaatatttcgaaggggggaaTTTTTCTATACCTGCACCTGTTCatgtgattaattatttaataattatattttgctttGAATTCTCAAAGATGGTTTTCAATGGCAGAATATTttggataaaaataaatgtataatgaaaTGTGACAGTAAATTAATAACAATGAATATAGGAGAATAAATGATTAAATCTGTCATGAGATTTTTTTGTAGTTTACGTctttatatatttcattatttcttcattAATTTCAGTGACTCCGCACTCCTAATGAAATAAATACCCAAagacatgaaaactgtcactttcactcgtcaatgTTGAGTGGGCGGGCTCTTGACGTTTCCTGCGTTTTGATTGGTGGGACGTCCGCAATGGCCGTATGCGCGTTGCTTGACCTGGGGCGCATGCTCAAAGTTGTGGCGGTGTGTGTCGGATACGCGTGTAAGAAGCGCCCCCTTCATTAGGAGTCTGAATCTGAAGTGCCAGCTGTAAATGTGGCACTTTATCTACTCTACGGACAATtgaccaatcaaaacacaggaaACGCAAGCGTCCGCTCTCTCCACCCTGAAAGtgagtttcattttatttcatatgtTC
The nucleotide sequence above comes from Polypterus senegalus isolate Bchr_013 chromosome 18, ASM1683550v1, whole genome shotgun sequence. Encoded proteins:
- the LOC120518465 gene encoding ER lumen protein-retaining receptor 1-like, with the protein product MNIFRFLGDLSHLVAIVILLLKIWKTRSCSGISGRSQILFAIVFTTRYLDLFSNFISVYNTSMKIVYITCSYATVYLIYGKFKATYDFSHDTFRIEFLLVPSAILAFLVNHDFSPLEILWTFSIYLESVAILPQLFLVSKTGEAETITSHYLFALGSYRLLYLLNWLWRYFSQGFYDLIALLSGILQTVLYCDFFYLYISKVLKGKKLSLPA